TCCTGCATCGAGGTGGCGTGCTGGTCGCGCATGACCTCGGCTGTGACCACGTTGACGGTTTGCGGCACGTCGCGCAACGGCGCTTCGGTCTTGGTCGCGCTGACCGCGTTGGGCGGGTTGTAGCCCGCGCCGAGTTCACGGCTGACGTCCGCCTTGACGGTGACCTCCGGCAACTGCGCCGGCGTCGCCGCCGGTGCGGACTGTGCCCACACCAGCATCGGTTGAAATACGAAGCTCCCCGCCACCGCGGCACAAATCGGGTGAAGTTTTATTCTCATTGGCCAGTAATCGACTGTAATAATTTGGAAAAGCGGGCGAATTATCGATTACGGAATTGTCATGGTCAACGAGATTGCGAATTATTCCTATTCCCAATCAAGATATGTTGCTTTCAACACAATCGTGGCCGATGGCAGCTTCGGTTTTGTGATCCTTTTCTGACTTTTGGGCCGGTCGCGCTAGGCCAGTTGCGCCGCCAGCGCATCACGCGCTTGCGCAATGAATGCCGACTCGCCCCGGCGCGCGGGCAGCAGGAAGAACTCCGCCTCCGGCAGCCGCGGCAGCCCCAGCCGCGCGACGGTGGCACCGTCCAGCGGCGCTACGCCAGGGCCGATCGCCGAAGCGTTCAGGCATGACAAGCCCAGTCCGGCAGCCAGCGCGAGATGCAGTCCTGCGACGCCTGACGCGGAATGGGCAATCTCGAACGGCACCCGCTTGCGCAGCAGCCGCTGCACCACGTACTGGTGCAGCGAGCAGGTGTCTGGCAACAGCACCAGCGGCAGCGTCGCGGGGAGCGTGTCGGCCTCGGCGGGCGCGGCTACCCAGGCGAGCGGCTCGCGTCGCAGCACCGTGCCGCGCGCGGCCGCGCCGCGCGTGCCGGGCAGCCGCATGCTCAGCCCGATATCGAAGGTGTCGCGCCCGGCGGCGGCATCGATCGCCGCGCTCTTCATCACCGTCACATGCAGGCGCAGGTACGGATAGCGCTCGCGCAGGCGCCGCAGCATGCCGGCGATCTCGGCGGGGCGGAAATAGTCCGTCACCGCCAGGCGCAGCTCGCCTTCCAGCGCGTGGCCGCGCAGCTCCTGCAGCGCCAGTTCATGCAGCGCCAGGATGCGCCGCGCGTGCTCCAGCAGCCGCTGACCGGCCGGCGTCGGCTGCGCGCCGTGGCGGCCGCGTGTCAGCAGCGGCACCCCGGCGCGTTCTTCCAGCTTGCGCAGCTGCTCGCTGACCGACGACTGCGACAGGAACAGCCGGGGTGCCGCGGCCGACAGGCTGCCGCTGTCGGCAACCGTCACGAAGGTGCGCAACTGGTCGGTGTCGAATCCACGCATGGCAAGCCTCCGGGCAGAGTTGGAATCGTTTCGGCATAGCCGATGGAAGGCATCTGTTATTCCTGCTTTTCCGATACTACACCACGCCCTACCATGGCTTCACCAACCCGCCCGAAACCAAGGAGCCCCGCCATGCCCCACATCGTCCTGCACCTGGCCGGCCAGCCCGATGCCGACCTCACCCGCCGCAGCGCCAGGGCCATCGCCGACCTGACCGAGCGCGTGCTCGGCAAGCAGCGCGACGTCATCGCCGTCACGGTCCAGTACATCCCGCACGACAGCTGGATCATCGCCGACGCGCCGCTGTCCGAGCAGGGCCGCAATGCCTTCCACCTGGACATCAGCGTGACCGATGAAACCAACACCAAGGCGGAGAAGGCGCAGTTCATCGCAGCCGTGTTCGAGGCCATGTCCGGGCTGCTGGGCAACCTGCATCCCGTCTCCTACGTCCACGTGATCGACGCGCGCGCCGCGGCGTACGGCTACGGCGGGCGCACGCAGGAGTATCGCCACCAGCACCGGTGAAGCCAGGCTGCTCCTTCCTGCCGGCGGCCGCCACCGCGGCGCCCGCGGCGAGCCTCAAAGGTTTCGCCGCGGGCCAAGCTGTGGCACAGTCGCCGGCTGATCCCTTTTCCTGACGCACAGAAAGAGACAACGCGCCACAAGCGCAGGACCGCCGCGGCAACGGACCGCACCTCAGGAGAAGGCAACCCTGAAGGAGATCCGATGTCTTTCCTGATCGTACTGGCTGCCCTTGCCTTTCTGATGTTCGCCGCCTACCGCGGCTACAGCGTGATCCTGTTCGCACCGATCGCCGCGCTGGCCGCGGTGCTGATGACCGACCCGTCGGCGGTGGCGCCGGTGTTCACCGGCATCTTCATGGAGAAGATGGTCGGCTTCGTGAAGCTGTATTTCCCTGTCTTCTTATTAGGCGCGGTGTTCGGCAAGGTGGTCGAGCTGTCTGGCTTTTCCGAATCCATCGTCGCGGCGGCGATTCGCTATATCGGACGAACGCGCGCCAATGCGGTGATCGTCACGGTGTGCGCGCTGCTGACCTACGGCGGCGTGTCGCTGTTCGTGGTGGTGTTTGCGGTCTACCCGTTTGCCGCCGAGCTGTATCGCCAGAGCAACATCCCGAAGCGGCTGATGCCGGGCGCGATCGCGCTGGGCGCGTTTTCGTTCACCATGGATTCGCTGCCGGGCACCCCGCAGATCCAGAACATCATCCCCACCAACTTCTTCAACACCACCTCGTGGGCCGCGCCGGTGCTGGGCGTGGCCGGGTCGCTGTTTATCCTGGTGGTAGGCCTGAGCTACCTGGAATGGCGTCGCCGCGCCGCGGCCGCGCGCGGCGAAGGCTATGGCACCAACCTGCGCAACGAGCCGGAGCGCAGCCAGGCCGGCAAGCTGCCGCACCCGCTGCTGGCACTGCTGCCGCTGGTGGTGGTGGGCGTGGCCAACTTCTGGCTGACGCGGATGATCCCGCTGTGGTACGGCGAATCCAACAGCGTGGCGCTGCCCGGACTGGCCAAACCGGTCGAAACCAAGATTGCCAGCGTTACCGCGATCTGGGCCGTGGAAGGCGCGCTGCTGCTGGGCATCGCCGTGGTGCTGGTCACCGCCTTCGGCGCCCTGCGCGAACGCTTTGCCGAGGGCACCAAGGGCGCGGTCGGCGGGGCGCTGCTGGCATCGATGAACACCGCGTCGGAATACGGTTTCGGCGGCGTCATCGCCGCGCTGCCGGGCTTCCTGGTGGTCAGCGACGCACTGCGCGCCATCCCCAACCCGCTGGTCAATGCCGCGGTGTCGGTCAGCACGCTGGCCGGCATCACGGGCTCGGCCTCGGGCGGCATGAGCATTGCGTTGGCGGCGATGTCGCAAAGCTTCATCGCCGGCGCACAGGCCATGCAGATCCCGCTGGAAGTGCTGCACCGCGTGGTGTCGATGGCCAGCGGCGGCATGGACACCCTGCCGCACAACGGCGCCGTGATCACGCTGCTGGCCGTGACCGGCCTGACCCATCGCGAGTCCTACCGCGATATCTTCGCGGTCACGCTGATCAAGACCGCCGCGGTGTTCTTCGTCATCGCGCTGTATTTTCTGACCGGACTGGTTTGAAGCATTCCCGGTGCGCGCGGGTTGTACAGTGCCGGTGTTGTTAACTAGTGTGGTTGGGTGCCGCCGGGCGTCCGACCCCGGCCAACCTGGAAGCCATCCGATGAAGCAAGTCACCCTGCCCGACGGCGAGCGCGTCCCGGCGCTCGGCATGGGCACATGGAATATGGGCGAGTCCCCCGCCGCGCGTGCCGAAGAGATCGCCACGCTGCGCCTGGGCCTGGACCTGGGGCTGCGCCTGATCGATACCGCCGAGATGTACGGCGAAGGCCAGTCCGAGGACATGATCGGCGAGGCCATCGCCGGCCGGCGCGACGACGCC
The window above is part of the Cupriavidus taiwanensis LMG 19424 genome. Proteins encoded here:
- a CDS encoding LysR family transcriptional regulator, coding for MRGFDTDQLRTFVTVADSGSLSAAAPRLFLSQSSVSEQLRKLEERAGVPLLTRGRHGAQPTPAGQRLLEHARRILALHELALQELRGHALEGELRLAVTDYFRPAEIAGMLRRLRERYPYLRLHVTVMKSAAIDAAAGRDTFDIGLSMRLPGTRGAAARGTVLRREPLAWVAAPAEADTLPATLPLVLLPDTCSLHQYVVQRLLRKRVPFEIAHSASGVAGLHLALAAGLGLSCLNASAIGPGVAPLDGATVARLGLPRLPEAEFFLLPARRGESAFIAQARDALAAQLA
- a CDS encoding tautomerase family protein; the encoded protein is MPHIVLHLAGQPDADLTRRSARAIADLTERVLGKQRDVIAVTVQYIPHDSWIIADAPLSEQGRNAFHLDISVTDETNTKAEKAQFIAAVFEAMSGLLGNLHPVSYVHVIDARAAAYGYGGRTQEYRHQHR
- a CDS encoding GntP family permease, whose translation is MSFLIVLAALAFLMFAAYRGYSVILFAPIAALAAVLMTDPSAVAPVFTGIFMEKMVGFVKLYFPVFLLGAVFGKVVELSGFSESIVAAAIRYIGRTRANAVIVTVCALLTYGGVSLFVVVFAVYPFAAELYRQSNIPKRLMPGAIALGAFSFTMDSLPGTPQIQNIIPTNFFNTTSWAAPVLGVAGSLFILVVGLSYLEWRRRAAAARGEGYGTNLRNEPERSQAGKLPHPLLALLPLVVVGVANFWLTRMIPLWYGESNSVALPGLAKPVETKIASVTAIWAVEGALLLGIAVVLVTAFGALRERFAEGTKGAVGGALLASMNTASEYGFGGVIAALPGFLVVSDALRAIPNPLVNAAVSVSTLAGITGSASGGMSIALAAMSQSFIAGAQAMQIPLEVLHRVVSMASGGMDTLPHNGAVITLLAVTGLTHRESYRDIFAVTLIKTAAVFFVIALYFLTGLV